From the Cydia pomonella isolate Wapato2018A chromosome 11, ilCydPomo1, whole genome shotgun sequence genome, one window contains:
- the LOC133522636 gene encoding PWWP domain-containing protein 2A-like, whose translation MAAVAATADMTIQKNSQILVHVEEALADLIVVSYSSENKKFQGVLLDSNKGNLPFGVYSLNPAFSKSTSSTDNTDDKLHSASQRFTYQEPQYATESPHKPKKNGPKAKPQQKQKMTVRLRPRKVLCSNCKGICNENSENVDVSKKRKLDSDDDTAHDNIEPSISRKKYLDGNSLIPRISRLQPSEISNAMKGSSNKSNKSSEKSSVKVESSLYSPTKEMAFVSVSSDSEKDPKDNDPSFTSMFQSARTLKICFGEGEGTVVKIPPITGDYNEDSGVSCDMAKPSKPDLKAAKKALKKAKKQAKKNTITIKTVVRRSPKHIGALSPRNNVSNSPHPTVDPLEKKQKHKAKHKKKHKFQKTRDENVTESESISYFSDIKEHCLKQKLSISLRRLSSNSYERRNEQDVAESGSDDWESDLVPNFPATEMEGAGVRLVGVAPGDIVWGKVVGFPWWPGRVLSVTPTARAHVAWFASTTSSLMPCDSLSPFLEDFKMRFNKKKRGAYKEAVKMATIEAKMNESLTQDPLASPTQSNLVNQSPRPIDVFS comes from the exons atgGCGGCTGTCGCTGCAACAGCCGATATGACGATTCAAAAGAATTCACAAATATTAGTGCATGTCGAGGAAGCATTGGCCGATTTAATAGTGGTTTCGTACAGTTCAGAAAATAAGAAATTTCAAGGTGTACTTTTGGACTCTAACAAAGG TAATTTGCCTTTTGGAGTATACAGTCTCAACCCTGCGTTTTCCAAATCAACTTCATCCACCGATAATACCGATGATAAACTACATTCCGCTAGTCAAAGATTCACATACCAGGAGCCTCAGTATGCAACCGAAAGCCCGCACAAGCCTAAAAAGAATGGGCCCAAGGCTAAACCGCAGCAGAAGCAAAAGATGACTGTGCGATTGAGACCGCGGAAGGTCTTGTGCTCCAACTGCAAAGGCATCTGTAATGAGAACAGCGAAAACGTGGACGTGTCGAAAAAGCGGAAGCTCGACTCCGATGACGACACTGCACACGATAACATCGAACCATCAATTTCCAGGAAGAAGTATCTCGATGGCAACTCGCTCATACCGAGAATATCGCGTCTACAACCGAGTGAGATATCTAATGCGATGAAAGGGTCTTCTAACAAATCTAATAAGAGTAGTGAAAAGTCAAGTGTCAAGGTTGAAAGTTCACTTTACAGCCCTACTAAAGAAATGGCGTTTGTTAGCGTATCCAGTGACAGTGAGAAAGATCCTAAGGATAATGATCCTTCATTCACATCCATGTTCCAGAGTGCAAgaacattaaaaatatgttttggtgAAGGTGAAGGTACTGTAGTCAAAATACCGCCCATTACAGGAGATTACAACGAAGACTCTGGTGTGTCATGTGACATGGCTAAACCTTCCAAACCAGATCTAAAAGCTGCGAAAAAGGCATTGAAAAAAGCTAAAAAACAAGCCAAGAAAAACACTATTACAATCAAGACAGTAGTACGGAGATCACCTAAACATATTGGAGCTCTGTCTCCCCGTAACAATGTTTCCAATAGCCCTCATCCTACTGTCGATCCCCtagaaaagaaacaaaaacacaaGGCAAAACATAAAAAGAAACACAAGTTCCAAAAGACCAGGGATGAGAATGTTACTGAAAGTGAGTCTATTAGTTACTTTAGTGATATTAAAGAGCACTGTCTAAAACAGAAGCTGTCTATAAGTCTGAGGAGGTTGAGTAGTAATTCTTACGAGAGACGGAATGAGCAGGATGTAGCAGAGAGTGGTTCGGATGATTGGGAAAGTGATTTGGTACCAAACTTCCCGGCTACAGAGATGGAAGGTGCCGGGGTAAGATTGGTGGGTGTAGCACCTGGAGATATTGTCTGGGGTAAAGTTGTAGGGTTTCCTTGGTGGCCCGGGAGAGTGCTAAGCGTAACACCAACAGCTAGAGCCCATGTTGCATGGTTTGCTTCAACAACATCATCACTAATGCCATGTGACAGTTTGAGTCCATTTTTAGAGGATTTCAAG ATGCGTTTCAACAAAAAAAAGAGAGGAGCTTACAAAGAGGCTGTAAAAATGGCTACGATAGAAGCAAAGATGAATGAATCTCTAACGCAGGACCCTCTAGCAAGCCCCACGCAGTCCAACCTAGTAAACCAATCACCGAGGCCTATAGACGTTTTCTCGTAA